Proteins encoded in a region of the Populus nigra chromosome 3, ddPopNigr1.1, whole genome shotgun sequence genome:
- the LOC133690000 gene encoding probable beta-1,3-galactosyltransferase 12 — MPLFSHRHPSSSAIPTTINPRTSKPSKPNFIPPSTRYPLPLIVFSLISLLIGLSGTIFAISAIRRPKPVPVFRCGRSEDTFRAFYSGSGRTRGDDNGALIDRPKLLGFVGIQTGFESGDRRAALRSTWFPSDPDGLLRLEQATGLAFRYVIGRSKDAKKMAQLEKEVDKYRDFMLIDVEEEYLKLPYKTLAFFKAAFKLFEADYYVKADDDIYLRPDRLATLLAKERTHSLTYIGCMKKGPVITDPKMKWFEKSGHLIGNEYFLHAYGPIYVLSAEVVASLASARNNSLRMFSNEDVTIGSWMLAMNVYHEDNRAICDPRCTPTSIAVWDIPKCSGLCNPASRMKELHKIDMCSKSPTLPPDDR, encoded by the exons ATGCCCCTCTTTTCTCACCGCCACCCCTCATCCTCCGCCATCCCAACCACCATCAATCCCAGAACTTCAAAACCATCAAAACCCAATTTTATACCTCCTTCAACCCGCTACCCTCTACCTCTTATAGTCTTTTCACTCATCTCCCTTCTCATTGGACTTTCTGGCACGATCTTCGCTATCTCAGCGATCCGCAGACCCAAACCTGTTCCTGTTTTTCGCTGTGGCAGATCCGAGGACACTTTTCGAGCATTTTATTCGGGTTCGGGTAGAACCCGAGGTGATGATAACGGGGCATTGATTGACAGGCCTAAGCTTCTTGGCTTTGTCGGGATTCAAACCGGGTTTGAATCGGGTGATCGCCGGGCTGCACTTAGAAGTACTTGGTTTCCTTCTGACCCAGATGGACTTTTGAg GTTGGAGCAAGCTACTGGTTTAGCATTTAGGTACGTAATAGGGCGCTCAAAGGATGCAAAGAAAATGGCCCAGCTTGAGAAAGAGGTGGATAAGTACAGAGATTTCATGCTCATAGATGTCGAGGAAGAATATCTAAAGCTTCCATACAAAAC GTTGGCCTTTTTCAAGGCAGCCTTTAAGCTTTTTGAAGCAGATTATTATGTCAAAGCTGATGATGATATCTATTTGCGCCCAG atcGCCTTGCAACTCTTCTCGCTAAGGAAAGAACCCATTCACTAACTTATATTGGATGCATGAAGAAAGGACCAGTGATCACTGATCCTAAAATGAAATG GTTTGAGAAATCAGGACATCTGATTGGAAATGAGTACTTCCTGCATGCTTATGGACCTATATATGTTCTTTCTGCAGAGGTTGTGGCTTCATTAGCATCTGCTAGAAATAACAG TTTGAGAATGTTCAGCAATGAGGATGTCACCATTGGATCATGGATGCTTGCAATGAATGTTTATCATGAAGATAACCGAGCCATATGTGATCCCCGATGCACTCCAACATCTATAGCAGTTTGGGATATTCCTAAATGTTCTG GTTTATGCAATCCGGCTAGTCGGATGAAGGAGCTGCACAAGATTGATATGTGCTCCAAAAGTCCAACACTGCCCCCTGATGATAGATAG